A portion of the Hydrogenispora ethanolica genome contains these proteins:
- a CDS encoding ribonuclease J: protein MGLFNKQDRVLLIPLGGLGEIGKNMMAVECNREILVIDAGLAFPDEDMLGIDLVIPDISYLVDNRERVKGILLTHGHEDHIGALPYVLKQLNVPIYGTKLTLGLAKGKFEEHNMVRDVRTVCVKAGDEVKIGNFSVEFIHVNHSIADVTALAIHTSVGVILHTADFKFDHTPVDGKVTDFRKLAELGDKGVLVLLSDSTNVEREGYTPSERELNKTFNELFVQAPGRILVATFASNIHRVQQIMDTAFHHERKVALVGRSMINVASIAMDLGYLKVPEGLLVDIDEIDRYPANRVAIITTGTQGEPMSALTRMATSDHRKINIVPGDTVLISASTIPGNEKLVARTINHLFKQGATVIYESDSGIHVSGHASQEEQKLMLNLVRPRYFVPVHGEYRHLVQHAHLAVELGIDSENVVIAENGDMIEVTREKIRIASKVASGKVFVDGLGVGDVGNIVLRDRKQLSQDGILIVVVTIDKESSRIVAGPDIVSRGFVYVRESEELIEEAKEKVKQAIENCSQNADWATMKNQIREILGKHLYGRMKRRPMILPIIMEV, encoded by the coding sequence TTGGGTCTTTTTAACAAGCAAGACCGTGTTTTGTTGATCCCGCTCGGAGGTTTGGGCGAGATTGGCAAGAACATGATGGCGGTTGAGTGCAACCGTGAGATCTTAGTCATTGATGCCGGTTTGGCATTTCCGGATGAGGATATGTTGGGAATTGATCTAGTCATACCGGATATATCGTATTTGGTCGACAATCGGGAGCGGGTGAAAGGAATCCTCTTGACGCACGGTCATGAGGATCATATTGGGGCGCTGCCTTACGTTCTCAAACAGTTGAACGTTCCGATTTACGGGACCAAACTCACTCTGGGGCTGGCAAAAGGAAAGTTCGAAGAACACAATATGGTCCGCGACGTCCGTACCGTATGTGTTAAGGCGGGTGATGAGGTAAAAATCGGTAATTTCTCAGTGGAGTTTATCCACGTGAATCATAGCATTGCCGATGTAACCGCTCTCGCCATTCACACTTCGGTTGGGGTGATTTTGCATACTGCCGATTTTAAATTTGACCATACTCCGGTCGACGGGAAAGTCACCGACTTTCGAAAATTGGCCGAATTGGGGGATAAAGGAGTATTAGTGCTCCTATCCGACAGCACCAATGTGGAACGCGAAGGCTATACCCCTTCCGAACGGGAACTGAATAAGACTTTCAACGAACTTTTTGTCCAAGCCCCGGGAAGAATTTTGGTCGCCACTTTTGCTTCGAACATCCACCGGGTGCAGCAGATTATGGACACCGCTTTTCACCATGAGCGCAAGGTGGCCTTGGTGGGACGAAGCATGATCAACGTGGCTTCTATTGCCATGGATTTGGGCTATTTAAAGGTACCGGAAGGATTGTTGGTGGACATCGATGAGATCGATCGCTACCCGGCGAACCGAGTTGCCATCATCACCACCGGAACCCAAGGGGAGCCGATGTCGGCGCTCACCCGGATGGCAACCTCGGATCACCGTAAAATCAATATCGTTCCCGGAGATACCGTGTTAATTTCGGCTTCGACCATCCCAGGCAATGAGAAATTAGTTGCCCGGACCATCAATCATCTGTTCAAACAGGGAGCCACGGTTATCTATGAATCGGATTCCGGAATTCATGTTTCGGGTCACGCCAGTCAAGAAGAACAAAAATTAATGCTGAATTTGGTGCGTCCCAGATATTTCGTGCCGGTGCACGGAGAATACCGCCATTTGGTACAGCATGCCCACCTGGCAGTGGAACTCGGAATTGACAGTGAGAATGTAGTGATCGCCGAGAATGGCGATATGATCGAAGTGACCCGTGAAAAAATCCGGATTGCCAGCAAAGTAGCTTCCGGAAAGGTATTTGTAGATGGGCTGGGCGTCGGGGATGTCGGGAATATCGTATTGCGGGATCGCAAACAACTTTCGCAGGACGGAATTCTAATTGTGGTCGTGACCATCGATAAGGAGAGCAGCAGAATTGTTGCCGGACCCGATATCGTCTCGCGCGGTTTTGTCTACGTCCGTGAATCCGAAGAGTTGATCGAGGAAGCAAAAGAGAAAGTAAAGCAAGCTATCGAAAATTGTTCGCAAAACGCGGATTGGGCAACAATGAAAAACCAAATTCGGGAAATTCTTGGTAAACACCTCTATGGCCGAATGAAACGTCGTCCGATGATTCTGCCAATCATCATGGAAGTTTAA
- a CDS encoding late competence development ComFB family protein, producing MSLKNYMEDVVVEIFEEFHRQHPEFCACDRCRVDTVAIALSNLRGRYAVSPEGEVFAKLSREDRQVRADALRMIIEAAKQVSQQPHH from the coding sequence ATGAGTTTAAAAAACTATATGGAGGATGTCGTTGTGGAAATTTTTGAGGAGTTTCATCGACAACATCCGGAATTTTGCGCTTGTGATCGTTGCCGGGTCGATACTGTGGCCATCGCCCTTTCCAACTTGCGCGGCAGATATGCGGTCAGCCCCGAAGGAGAAGTCTTTGCAAAACTTTCCCGCGAAGATCGTCAAGTTCGTGCCGATGCGTTGCGGATGATCATTGAAGCTGCCAAACAAGTTTCTCAACAGCCTCATCATTAA
- a CDS encoding shikimate dehydrogenase: MNQQRITGSTAVYGVFGDPVAHSLSPVMQNAAFAELNVNGVYLPFHVTLSQLPAAVQGIRALGIQGINLTIPLKQAVIPELDEIVGDSLQSGSVNTIMNRNGRLIGTSTDGSGFIQSLREDGQFDPTGKNILMLGAGGSAAALLYRLVASNVRSITVVNRDPKRVADLRDQVRDRTGFEVILARLDQLEALDWSRFQLLINTTSVGLHEDASLVQSKLFHERLLVYDLVYRKGDTRLINEARQAGCPTLTGLSLLLYQGAQSFSLWLDREAPIAKMRQVLETYQA, from the coding sequence ATGAATCAACAGCGAATCACGGGAAGTACGGCCGTCTATGGCGTTTTTGGAGATCCGGTGGCCCATAGTCTGTCACCGGTTATGCAGAATGCGGCATTTGCCGAATTGAACGTAAACGGTGTGTATTTGCCCTTTCACGTAACGCTTTCTCAGCTGCCCGCTGCAGTCCAAGGGATTAGAGCCCTCGGCATTCAGGGAATTAATTTGACAATTCCCCTTAAACAGGCGGTTATCCCGGAGTTGGATGAGATTGTGGGTGATTCTTTACAGAGCGGTTCCGTGAATACCATTATGAACCGGAACGGCCGCTTAATCGGCACCAGCACCGACGGGAGCGGCTTTATCCAGTCGTTGCGGGAAGACGGCCAATTTGATCCGACCGGAAAGAACATCTTGATGCTGGGGGCGGGAGGCTCGGCGGCGGCACTGCTTTATCGGCTTGTCGCTTCCAATGTCCGTTCGATAACCGTTGTCAATCGTGATCCAAAACGTGTGGCCGATTTGCGGGATCAAGTTCGCGACCGGACCGGGTTTGAAGTAATCCTCGCCAGATTGGACCAATTGGAAGCATTGGATTGGAGCCGGTTTCAGCTCTTGATCAACACGACATCCGTGGGATTGCATGAAGATGCTTCCTTGGTCCAGTCAAAATTATTTCACGAGCGGCTGCTTGTTTATGATCTGGTATACCGCAAAGGGGATACCCGGCTCATCAACGAAGCTCGCCAGGCGGGTTGTCCGACGCTGACAGGCCTATCGTTGTTACTCTATCAAGGGGCGCAAAGTTTTTCATTGTGGCTTGACCGGGAGGCGCCCATCGCCAAAATGCGTCAGGTCTTGGAGACTTATCAAGCGTAA
- a CDS encoding superoxide dismutase family protein, whose translation MPLPQWNGWQPSGDPMAVAEIAGGPLAPDIRGLVLFQDVPGGTWVSVNVSGLPPYRPASGNQAPIGPHGFHIHETDSCAPGDPTNPFQGAGEHWNPTRQPHGNHAGDFPALFSNNGRALMGFFTDRFRVDEVIGHSVIIHQNPDDYRSQPAGASGKRLACGVIRPYPSQ comes from the coding sequence ATGCCGCTTCCGCAATGGAATGGCTGGCAGCCGTCCGGCGATCCAATGGCGGTTGCCGAAATCGCTGGTGGTCCCCTCGCACCCGATATCCGCGGTCTAGTTTTATTTCAAGATGTCCCGGGCGGGACATGGGTTTCAGTAAACGTCTCCGGACTCCCTCCTTACCGGCCAGCCAGCGGGAACCAGGCGCCCATCGGCCCTCATGGGTTTCACATTCATGAAACCGACTCGTGCGCTCCCGGCGACCCAACCAATCCTTTTCAGGGCGCCGGCGAACACTGGAATCCAACCCGGCAGCCTCATGGAAATCACGCCGGTGATTTCCCAGCGCTCTTTTCCAACAACGGCCGGGCCCTCATGGGCTTTTTCACGGACCGCTTCCGGGTTGATGAAGTCATCGGCCATTCCGTCATCATTCATCAAAATCCCGATGACTATCGCAGTCAACCGGCGGGGGCGTCCGGAAAACGCTTAGCATGCGGCGTGATTCGGCCTTACCCGTCCCAATAA